The Candidatus Krumholzibacteriota bacterium DNA window AGCCTGCTCAAGGATATGGATCTGGGGTACTTCATAGTAGCGTCATTGAAGACAAAAAAAGGCAAGCCAGAAAAATAACCATCCTGATTTAAAGTTGTGTTTATTTAAATTGCCAAGTATATTTAATCAAGTGGCATGAGACCTCCCCACAATTAAAACTGGCTGATGTGATGACTGCTGTTTTCCTCAGCCATAAGGAGGTATGTCGAGATGAGACGGTTCTCCCGGTTATCTATTTTTGCAATGCTCTTGGTCCTTGTGATCACTCCAGCCGGTTGCAAGGATTCGATACTGACAGCTGACGAAGAAGAGGACGTTATTAATAGCTCGAATCTCGTTCCACGGATCGATCAGGAACCATTTGTGATTATCGACACTCCACCATCAGCGGTGACAATGTTTCCAACCGTCTTCAGATTCAGCTGGCACAGCGGTATCGGTACAGATCCCAAGCGTGTTCGATACCTGCTAAGCCCTGTCGTCGACGAGAACGGCATATACGATCCGATGTTTGATATCATAGGCGATCTGAACGAGAATCCATGGCGATACGAGGATATGTGGTCCCGCTGGTACTCGTATGCCGCCGGTAACGATATGGGCCGAGAAGTCATTATAGGAGACGATGAAGAGATCGATATCAACAAGGCTTATGTATTCGCCGTTCAGGCGATAGCCCCCAGAAAAAATATGACGAAAACATTTTACAGAAACGTCAACGCAAGGAATTTTCTGGTCACCGTGCAGACTTCTCCCATTACTCTGAATATTTCGGAGCCGTTTCTCGGTGGATATGTCTTTATGGGTAATTATTCGATTATCAGCGTCGAGGTTCCCGTTGGGACACCTTTGAATTATTCCTGGAAAGGTGACGCGACCAGGTATGGTGGAGAAATCGCCGGGTATCGTTACGGTTGGGATATCAGCGATCCAGACGATCCCGGGCAGTGGGAAACCGTGTTCTCGCTGGATAATGTTTCGTCGCCGGAAAAAGTGTTCGCGTCTGGAATTCACACGCTGCTTGTCGAGGTCATCGATACGTTCGGATTCTCGACAAAAGGTTGTATGAAGATTACTATAGTGCCATGACAGAAAAGGAGAGCGATATTCCGGCCCAGGTGTGGATCTGAATATCCGCAATTAATAATGTATCAGAATGGTGTTGGGATTGATATCAGCGGTCTGCCCACAGATGATGGTATTTGTGGCCGCTGCCAGTGTTGAACAGAAGTACTTTTTCACCATCCCTGATCCATCCCCTGGCTCTCAGTTTCCTGAACGCCGATAAGGTGGCTCCCCCTTCCGGAGCGGTAAATATTCCCTGCGTCCGGCCGATCAGATCAGCATCATCGATCATCTCAGCGTCCGAGACCGAGACGGCAGTCCCACCACTTTCTCTTATCGCGCGCAGAATCAGGAAATCACCGATCGCGGCAGGCACCCGAAGCCCGGCGGCGACAGTCTTTGCCCCCTGCCAGTATTCAGCGAATTCCGTTCCGTTCTCAACTGCCCGCACAACCGGCGCGCAACCTTCCGGCTGAACACTGACCATGCGTGGCCGCTCAGACCCGATCCATCCAAGCTGTTCCATCTCGTCGAAGGCTTTCCACATCCCGATCAATCCTGTGCCTCCACCGGTCGGATAGATTATTACATCGGGTAACTGCCAGTTCATCTGTTCGGCAATTTCGTAGCCCATTGTTTTCTTGCCTTCAACCCTGTAAGGCTCTTTCAGGGTGGAAATATCAAAACGGCCAAATTTTTTAACGCCCTCGGCGGCGATTTTTCCGCAATCGGTGATCAGGCCGTCGACCAGAGTTACTTTCGCCCCGAGAGCCTTGCATTCGGCGATAAATGGAACTGGGACATCCGAGGGCATAAATACAAAGGCTTTCATTCCGGCCAAAGCGGCGTAGGCGCTCATCGCGCCAGCGGCGTTACCGGCGGACGGGATCGAAACTTCTTTTATGCCGAGCTCTGAAGCGCGTGAAAGAGCTACGCACAGCCCCCGGGCTTTAAAAGACGTCGTCGGGTTCAACCCTTCGTCCTTTATGAAAATATCCTTGAAGTCTATCTGTTCGGCCAAATTTTTCGCGTGAAATATCGGCGTAGAGCCTTCGCCCAGGGAAAGACGATATCTTATCTCTTTTACCGGCAGGAATTCGTGATAGCGCCAGATAGTGGATGCTCTGCCGGCGAGGGCTTCCTTTTGGACAGATTTCTTCGCCGCTTCGAGATCATAGCGGACCAGCAAGGGTTTTCCGCAATCGGCGCATAAATTCCAGATCTTGTCAGCGTCAAAAGTCTTTCCGCACAATCCGCACTCAAGATGAGAAAGATAAGTCATAGATGCTCCTGTTTTGCCGATCGATATTCATATCCGATCCGGTACCCGATGATACTACTTAATCCTGAAAATACCATATACAATATTCTGGAATCGTGTTATAGATAGACCATTACAAACATACGAAAGGAGACTGTATGTCAGGGACGACAAGAGCAAAGATGATCGTTGCGATAGTACTGGGCTTGATTGGAATAATAATAGTCCTGCAAAACTTCCAGCCGGTAGAGACAAAAATCCTCATCTGGAGGCTTACCATGCCTCATGTAGTATTTCTGGGGATCGTTTTTGCTTCCGGATTGATCCTGGGCGCGGTAATTACGTTCATTCTCTATATGCGGCAGCTGAATAAGTGAGTCATCGGTTTCTGAAAAGGTGTGAAATCCATGTTCAGGATATTGATCATACTTATCATGGCGATTTTTTTCAGTTCCTGCGGCGGGAAGAGATCTGAAAAGACAGGTAAAGACCTGACCAGGGCGCAGAAAGACAGTGTTCTGGCCGAATCGGACCTCCCCGGCGCGAAAGTGGTCGGAAAGGCGATTTCTGTTGCCGACTCGGCCGCCGCGAGGGCCGAGCGGCTCTATGGAGAAACACAAAAATAAAGGGTCAGAAAAACCCGGTTCAGAGTGAAATTCTTGCCGATAATCCGATTATTTTAGGTGCAAGTTATCCGGACTTGTGTTAAATGGTATTGATTATCCGGGCGATATGACTTCTCCCGGATAATCAGTTGATGGATAATTCTATCTGACCGGGTATAGACCAGAAATGAAAAGCAACTCGAAAGACGATATCCTCAAATTCGATCTGAGGCCCGGCTTCATGATAGCGGGAAAGTACGAAGTCGTGGAATTGCTCGGCAGGGGCTGGGAGGGGGAGGTATATCGTGTCCGCGAGAAGATGATCGGGCTTGATCGAGCCGCGAAACTCTTTTTCCCACAGCGAAACAGCAGGAATAAGACATCGAATTTCTACGCGAAAAAATTGCACAAATTGCGTCATTGTCCAATTCTGATCCAGTATCACACTCAGGAGAAGATACTGTTCAACGGTGTTTACGTAACGGTGCTGGTCTCTGAATATGTCGAAGGGGAACTGCTTACAAAATTTCTCAAGAGGCAGCCCGGACGGCGTTTGACTCCGTTCGAGGGGCTGCATCTGCTCAATGAGCTCGTGATCGGTCTTGATGTAATACATAATTCGCGCGAATATCACGGAGATCTTCATGACGATAATATCATAATCCGACGGGTCGGCCTGTCCTTCAATATCAAGCTGGTCGACATGTTCGACTGGGGAGCGCCAAAGGGAGAGAATATCCGCGAGGATGTGATCGACCTGATAAGGATTTTTTATGATTCCCTGGGGGGGGCGAAGACCTATCCCGGACATCCAAAAGTGATAAAGGATATCTGTTGCGGGCTGAAAAAATCGCTGATCTCCAGAAAATTCCGTAATGCCGGGCAGCTGCGAAGGCATCTGACTACGATGGAGTGGCAGTAAGAATATCCTTGCTCCCGCAGGGGGGCTGGTAGCGATCAGATAATCCCGGTCATGAAATATTGATTTTGAATATTTGGGGCAATTTTCTGTAATAACAGCAGAAACTCGTTTCAAACGGTGTTCGACCAGAAGGGGGAACCATGAAGATAGGACAAGCAATCCTGGAATTCCTGATAATTTTCGTAATCGCGTTTTGCGTATCCTCGGGCGTCTCTTTCCTGTGGAACCTGCTCTTTCATGGCATGGCTATCGTAGATTGGGAGACATCGAGCCGGCTGGGCGTCATTCTAGGAGTGATAGGGCCCTACGTGATATCGAGGAGCAGCAGGAGCGCGAAGTAAAACAGGCGGCAGAGACCCCACTCAGGAACGATTGGAGGGAAAATGCGCAGGAGACCAGCCATAGCTGTGGTGGCAATAGTGGTATTGCTTACTGCGAGCGATCTCTCTCTCGCCGGAGGGTTATCGATCCGGATGAGAGGCGGGGGCACAAAAGTGACTGGAGACAAGTTCGAGGATTCGCAGTTCCGGATGATCACCGGAGTTGATCTGCTCTATCCTATCGCTAAAAGATTCCACGCCGGATTGCGCGTGGGATATTCAAAATGGGAACCAACCAGCATACCGATCTCTCTTGTCGGATCTTCGCGGATGGTAGACGGCACCATATCGAATGTCGAGATCGCCGGGACGATAAGGTATGACGAACCTTTGACCAGGTTTGACCGACTGAGCATTTTCGGTGAGGCGGGGATCGGGTTCTGTCTTCTCAATTCAAAAGCGGATGTATACTCGCGTCCGGTCATCCCTGATCCAGGTCCCTGGGAGTATCTGTATACGATCGATTCGGAAAACAGGCCCTCTTTCTGCGCAGGCGCGGGGCTGAACTTTCGCGTGACAGAATTGGTCGGCCTGGAAGCGCTGGCCGCTTACAGCTATATTTTTACCGCCGACGAGCCGACAAAATTCTACTCATTTAACGGCTGTATTGTGTTAAATTTGTTCTAGATCGAATTTGCCGAGTTGATAATTGAATGACCAGTACTTAGCGGCCGGGACTGTGAAGGGCTGTTTCTGCCCGTCAGGTCAATGATAAAGGTATAACAGTGGGTATCTCCAGGACAGTCTATACGATGGGGACCAGGGCAAGAGGGACTGACGTCATAGGGATCCGCGACCGACTCCTTCAGTCGCAGTGGTGGAGCAGGGAGCGTTTTCGCGAGCACCAGCTCGCGCGGCTCAACGATCTTATAGCCCATGCCAGGAGCAATTCTCCTTTTTACAGAAAGATATTCGAGGATAACGGGCTTCATGGCGGGGTGTCGGATCTCGATCAGCTTCGCCTGCTTCCATCGACAGGGAAAAGAGACCTGATCGAAAAGAACGATCTGATCCAGAACCAGGGGTCAGGCGGAAAGATGATTCCTTCCCGGACATCGGGTAGTACGGGGGAAGCGCTTCGATTTTCAAGGTCCGCGCCCTGGGACGCCGCGCATCGCGCCGCTATAGCTAGAGGATACAGCTGGTACGGCGTCGAACCATGGATGAGAAACGGTCTTCTGTGGGGTATTCCATCTTCCTTTTCCGGGAGGTTGAAAACGCGTTTCGCCGACGTCCTGCAGAACAGGTTCAGGACAAGGAGTTTCGATCTCAGGCCTGACACGCTTGAAGATTTTTACGACAGGCTCCGGGGAGCTGAATTCCTGGAGGGGTATTCGAGCATGATTTTCGAGCTTGCCCGTTTTATAAATGAGAACCACCCCGGAGATGACAGGCTGCCGCTGAGGATGATCAAAGGGACTTCGGAGAAGATATATCCGTATTACCAGGAAGAGTCGAAAAAAGCTTTCGGGATGAAGATCGTCGGTGAATATGGGGCGGCTGAAACGGGGATCATCGCCTTCGAATGTCCCGAGGGAAGCATGCATCTGAACATGGAACACGTTATAGTCGAAGTCGAAGAAGAGGAGATAATCGTCACGAACCTCCTGTCCCATTCTTTCCCGGTTATCCGCTACAGGCTCGGGGATTACGTCACGCTCGATGAGGATTCAAAATGCCCGTGCGGGAGGGATACGCCGATCATAGCAGAGATCACCGGGCGGACGGGGAAGCTGATCCGAGGAATAAGCGGAGCGACCTTTCCGAGCCTCGTCGTGTATTATATCATCAAGAACGTCACTGGCGACAGCTGCCAGATAAGGGGACTCCAGGCAGTACAGGAACGGGAAGGAGCCCTCATCTTCAGGGTCGCGGCTCCGCCGGATATCGATCCTGATTCAAGGTCGGCGATCGATGCGAAGATAAAAAGGGCGGCGCGGCGCTATTTCAACGAAGAGATCGAATCATCGATCGAATTCGTGTCTTCTCTTCGCCAGGAGAATGGGAAAATGACTGATTTCATCTCTCATGTCCAGCCGCGGCGCCAGCGATCCTAAAGCATGCCAAGCTGCCATAGAAGGAAGATCACCCTGTCGGCGTCGTCCTCTATCTGCTTGCTGACAGGAGTGCCTCCCGAGTGTCCCGCTTTCGTGTCATAGAGAAGCAGGATCGGGTTGTCAGAGCCGTTATTTTCATGCATCAGCGCCGTCATCTTCCGGATATGAAGAGGAGCGACACGCGTATCGGAATCGCCCGAGATATATAGCGTTGCCGGGTATTTCGTCCCCTTCTTCACGTTATGATACGGCGAATAGGCATGGATATATTTGAACTGCTCCGGATCGTCAGCAGATC harbors:
- a CDS encoding threonine synthase codes for the protein MTYLSHLECGLCGKTFDADKIWNLCADCGKPLLVRYDLEAAKKSVQKEALAGRASTIWRYHEFLPVKEIRYRLSLGEGSTPIFHAKNLAEQIDFKDIFIKDEGLNPTTSFKARGLCVALSRASELGIKEVSIPSAGNAAGAMSAYAALAGMKAFVFMPSDVPVPFIAECKALGAKVTLVDGLITDCGKIAAEGVKKFGRFDISTLKEPYRVEGKKTMGYEIAEQMNWQLPDVIIYPTGGGTGLIGMWKAFDEMEQLGWIGSERPRMVSVQPEGCAPVVRAVENGTEFAEYWQGAKTVAAGLRVPAAIGDFLILRAIRESGGTAVSVSDAEMIDDADLIGRTQGIFTAPEGGATLSAFRKLRARGWIRDGEKVLLFNTGSGHKYHHLWADR
- a CDS encoding LapA family protein encodes the protein MSGTTRAKMIVAIVLGLIGIIIVLQNFQPVETKILIWRLTMPHVVFLGIVFASGLILGAVITFILYMRQLNK
- a CDS encoding protein kinase, which gives rise to MKSNSKDDILKFDLRPGFMIAGKYEVVELLGRGWEGEVYRVREKMIGLDRAAKLFFPQRNSRNKTSNFYAKKLHKLRHCPILIQYHTQEKILFNGVYVTVLVSEYVEGELLTKFLKRQPGRRLTPFEGLHLLNELVIGLDVIHNSREYHGDLHDDNIIIRRVGLSFNIKLVDMFDWGAPKGENIREDVIDLIRIFYDSLGGAKTYPGHPKVIKDICCGLKKSLISRKFRNAGQLRRHLTTMEWQ
- a CDS encoding phenylacetate--CoA ligase family protein, with amino-acid sequence MGISRTVYTMGTRARGTDVIGIRDRLLQSQWWSRERFREHQLARLNDLIAHARSNSPFYRKIFEDNGLHGGVSDLDQLRLLPSTGKRDLIEKNDLIQNQGSGGKMIPSRTSGSTGEALRFSRSAPWDAAHRAAIARGYSWYGVEPWMRNGLLWGIPSSFSGRLKTRFADVLQNRFRTRSFDLRPDTLEDFYDRLRGAEFLEGYSSMIFELARFINENHPGDDRLPLRMIKGTSEKIYPYYQEESKKAFGMKIVGEYGAAETGIIAFECPEGSMHLNMEHVIVEVEEEEIIVTNLLSHSFPVIRYRLGDYVTLDEDSKCPCGRDTPIIAEITGRTGKLIRGISGATFPSLVVYYIIKNVTGDSCQIRGLQAVQEREGALIFRVAAPPDIDPDSRSAIDAKIKRAARRYFNEEIESSIEFVSSLRQENGKMTDFISHVQPRRQRS